In one Desulfoferula mesophila genomic region, the following are encoded:
- a CDS encoding lipopolysaccharide biosynthesis protein has translation MISAEIKKLLGGFRDSLSGNLASEDGGKFRGDVMWNLLSLGVLGASGISINILISIYYSPAYLGIFNQVYAVYIIASQVAALGVHLSAQRSVAAHGEDRDEWKTAALSAWIVCLCTSLLGCAALYFLIPLVGSILDSPQVVEGLYWVLPGVGFFALNKVLLGILNGRRRMKAYALMNGLRLFLVLMVVLLCAVTGQPGQRLPVSFSLGEFVLLLCLMVLTYKDLWPSTLAQLRVWIGRHIKFGYKAMVAGIIMDINCRVDVLVLGVFVSDREVGLYSFAAMLAEGFNQILVVLRINYNPLIARLWHEGKLPQLYSLFRAGRKKTYLIVAPLAAVLLVAFPLATWLVPALSAYQASFPVLALLMAGIMSYAGYLPFSHLLLQSNSPGAQSVMTGVIVSMNFLLNLAMVPLWGKEGAALATAINFVLYGLWVHLIIRWKLGLARNPRGAGLPSGD, from the coding sequence ATGATTTCAGCCGAAATAAAAAAATTGCTTGGCGGCTTTCGCGATTCCCTGTCCGGCAACTTGGCCAGCGAGGATGGAGGGAAGTTCCGCGGCGATGTAATGTGGAACCTGCTCTCCCTGGGGGTGCTGGGCGCCAGCGGCATAAGTATAAACATACTGATTTCCATCTACTACTCCCCGGCCTATTTGGGCATATTCAACCAGGTTTACGCGGTTTACATCATTGCCTCCCAAGTGGCGGCCTTGGGAGTGCATCTGTCGGCGCAACGCTCGGTGGCGGCCCACGGCGAGGACCGCGACGAATGGAAAACCGCGGCTCTTTCGGCCTGGATCGTCTGCCTGTGCACCTCGCTGCTCGGCTGCGCCGCGCTGTACTTCCTCATCCCGCTGGTCGGGAGCATCTTGGACAGCCCCCAGGTGGTGGAGGGCTTGTATTGGGTTCTGCCCGGGGTCGGCTTCTTCGCCCTGAACAAGGTGTTGCTGGGCATTCTCAACGGGCGCAGGCGTATGAAGGCCTACGCCCTCATGAACGGCCTGCGCCTTTTCCTGGTGCTCATGGTGGTGCTGCTGTGCGCCGTCACCGGCCAGCCCGGCCAACGCCTGCCCGTGTCCTTCAGCCTGGGCGAGTTCGTCCTGCTGCTATGCCTGATGGTCCTGACCTACAAGGATCTATGGCCTTCCACCCTCGCCCAGTTGCGGGTGTGGATCGGGCGTCACATCAAGTTCGGCTACAAGGCCATGGTGGCCGGGATCATCATGGATATCAACTGCCGGGTGGACGTGCTGGTGTTGGGAGTTTTCGTGAGCGACCGGGAGGTGGGGCTCTACAGCTTCGCGGCCATGCTCGCCGAGGGGTTCAATCAGATCCTGGTGGTGCTGCGGATCAACTACAACCCCTTGATCGCCAGGCTTTGGCACGAGGGCAAGCTGCCCCAGCTCTACAGCCTGTTCCGCGCCGGCCGCAAAAAGACCTATCTTATCGTCGCCCCCCTGGCGGCGGTTCTGCTTGTCGCGTTTCCCCTGGCCACCTGGCTGGTCCCCGCCCTATCGGCCTACCAAGCCAGCTTTCCGGTCCTCGCCCTGTTGATGGCCGGCATCATGAGCTACGCCGGGTATCTGCCCTTTTCCCACCTATTGCTGCAGAGCAACAGCCCAGGAGCGCAGTCCGTCATGACCGGGGTGATCGTGAGCATGAATTTTCTGCTCAACCTGGCCATGGTGCCCTTGTGGGGCAAGGAGGGTGCGGCCCTGGCCACGGCCATCAATTTCGTCTTATACGGCTTATGGGTGCACTTGATCATCCGCTGGAAATTGGGCTTGGCGAGAAACCCCCGCGGCGCGGGCCTGCCTTCGGGCGATTGA
- a CDS encoding LemA family protein, translated as MTVLWVIVALIVVAGFWLISAYNGLVRKRNMVREGWSGVEVQLKRRANLIPNLIETVKGYMGHERGVLEEVTRLRNHSLASQGPEEKGRAESRLSGVLGNIFALAENYPDLKASSNFLELQSSLSQVEEQIQLARRYYNGAVRALNNAVESFPNNLFATSLGFTQAEFFELEEPADRQVPQVNFS; from the coding sequence ATGACCGTGCTCTGGGTGATAGTGGCCCTGATTGTGGTGGCGGGTTTCTGGCTGATAAGCGCCTACAACGGCCTGGTGCGCAAGCGTAACATGGTGCGGGAGGGCTGGAGCGGGGTCGAGGTGCAGCTCAAGCGGCGCGCCAACCTGATTCCCAACCTGATCGAAACCGTGAAGGGCTATATGGGCCACGAGCGCGGGGTGCTGGAGGAGGTGACCAGGCTGCGCAACCATAGCCTGGCTTCGCAAGGACCGGAAGAAAAGGGCCGCGCCGAAAGCCGCCTGAGCGGGGTCTTGGGGAACATCTTCGCCCTGGCCGAGAACTACCCCGATTTGAAGGCCAGCAGCAATTTCCTGGAGCTGCAAAGTTCCCTGTCCCAGGTGGAAGAGCAAATTCAACTGGCCCGCCGCTATTACAACGGCGCGGTGCGCGCGCTCAACAACGCGGTGGAGTCCTTTCCCAACAACCTGTTCGCCACTTCCCTGGGATTTACCCAGGCGGAGTTTTTCGAGCTGGAGGAACCGGCGGACCGCCAGGTTCCCCAGGTCAATTTTTCCTGA